The Gymnogyps californianus isolate 813 chromosome 3, ASM1813914v2, whole genome shotgun sequence genomic sequence CTAAGGTATAAATAGAAGTGTTTTCGTgggttttctcttctctagaGGCACAGAATGTCAATCAGTGCTGGATTGTAGCAAACAAAAATGCCCTTTTCCAGacacacaggaaaacaaggaCCTTCCAGACTAGTGGCACAGAATATAAATaggttttcaaaactgcttCAAAACCATAAAACTTAGTCAAAACCgtaacatttgcattttagaaCTAGCCATGCCATATCAGACAAATTTTTTGATCcagttctttattttatttcatacaaaCTAGCATCTCCTGCTTTTGAGAAAGGTTAAACAAgtcatatttttataattatggAATGAATTGTGTCCAGGCACTCAAGGATATGAGGATTATCTCAAAGTCTGAAATGTATTAGGATTCCTGGAAGACAAATGCTgaagaatgtaaaatattacatattctgtgtttatattttgtcAGTGGGCAGAATGAATGCGCCTTACTGGTCATTTTcagaattcattatttttgcaaaaagtaggttatttttttttttttcttatagcaGGTTTTGAAACAGCTAAATGTAAAGCTAATATTTGCTAATCCGGAGTTTGGATAAGCTTGATTTTACTCTGAGCCTGTTCCttcttctgctctgtgctgaCCTTTTCTGAATCTACCAAACCCAATGTAGTTTAATCCACAATACCAAAGAGGGAAGGTCTGTTTCTGTAGGCTGAAAACAGTTCTTATTGCAGCTAACCTTGCAGCTGAATCAGTTCTGCTATTGCTCTTTAAGTCATGTTTGACCAGTCATGTCTGCACAGACCAGAAGCAAGGTTGAACAGGGTATCTACATAATCAGTCTGATACATGCCGCTGTTTTCAGTGGAGTAGCTCCTATATTGGAAACACCCCCCACACAAAACTTTTACTTACCAACAACCGAATTTATGATACCCTTGGGGTCTGTAGTAGCTGAGCTTTAGAGATACTGACTGCTTCAGTCTATGTATGGGCAGTAAGGATTTCAGCAAAGGTTTACTGGCATCAAATCCTTCTGTATGTTCTCCAATCATCCCATAatcttttctcttgcaaaaaaatacCAGGGGGCCTTTTTCCATTATGCATGGAAGTCTGCTGTTCACCCCCTTTTCCACCTTTGTAGTCATTTAACGTAGTTCAGCCTCGCCAAAAGGGAGATCTACAGCTGTCTCACAACCTCAGAGCATCACCCACAAGTGGAGAGGCACAGTAACGCTGCAGGGAGAACGTAACGTTCCATCTTGCCGTCATCCAAACTAAGACCTGGGTGATGCATGGTTAGTCTTTTTTTGCTCCAATAGCAAACAGTGCAGCAATTATTTGGGGCAGTATTTAGTTAcctccattaaaataaatgatcaaAAAGACAGTATTCTGCTCCATGCTGCTGCCGGGTAAAGTTTATGCTGTTTGACACCAGATATTCTGAGTAttcctcattaaaataatatttggcCACTTCCATTACCCAGTGATCACTGTATGAGAAATATTTGATGTAAAAATGACGAGTTCTTCCTGCTAGAGCTACAGCGTaacagatctgcttgctgagaTTCTACTTCTGTCTGTAACAGCAGCGCCAAAATAGCTTTAATAATTAATCATGCATCGATTAGATTATAAACTCTGAGATGGGCTGGAGATTTTTATGTTATGTGTCAGACAAAAGACACTGGCAATGCTTAACTAGCAGTCACCGGCTCCTGCTCCACCTGCCATTGTGGGAGCGCTCTGGAAACCAGAAGAGAGACAAAGGCCCAACAGAAATTGATAAAAACCTTCACCTGCCCTTGGTATGTTCAGGAATACAGAACTGTTGAAACaggtgctgctccagctgcatgCCAGGGTACGACTTCGCTTATTAACTTGTAATTTGCCAGGCGACACTCTCCATCGTGCCCCGCTGTGAAGGCGATGGAAAACAGCGTCCAAACTTCAGGCTAAGCGAGAGTTAAGCAGGGAGTTTCGTGACTGGGAACACCAATGCAAACAGCTGCTGTGAAGGGCTGGGCAAGGAGAGGCAAGGCATGGCGTGGGCGCCCGTATCCTGCCCTCACCCCCTTTCAGGTTCCCTTGCAATTGccaccctgctctgccctgacAGCTGATTGTAACGTTACAGACAGATTTCTGTGGAAGTGGTATTTTTTTGCCAGAATGACGGTACATGCAGCTGATTTTAGGGTAAGTAGGAGTTTAACACTGAGAACCACTAGAACTTAAAATTGGAAAATTACTTCCTAGCCTTAACTTCCGGTTAGAAACTTTGCTCAGCTATCTATCTCAACTAACTTTTTCCAGGCCCTTTGCTCTTGTCCCATGACTCTTGGGGCCTATTTATTACAACTACAGAGGCAAAACCCCTCAGGGGAGATAGTCCATATGCTGGTTCTTGAATTAAGTAAGATTTTACCAGTGTGTCCAGCATAACGCTTTTACTGGTATAaaagtatcatttaaaaaaggGGACCTTAGAACCAGTTTTACAGTACCAACAAGAATTGCTATCAGTCTGGCCTTACAAATCAAGCCAGTTTtaggagaggagggggaagggacaCAGTGGAATCAAATGAGCAAATCAAGTTAAAAATGATTCATTTTGCCAGTTGTTGGGGACACTACAGAGCACTGAACATCACAGAACAACAGTTATTGTTAAAAAGCACTCAGGAGGCAAACAGTTGTCATtccctgctgctcagagcaTCTGGGCTACAGGGTCAGAGCAAGCCGGGGCACGGCCAGCGCCCGTGCGGGGAAGGCGTACTCCCTGTTTGCCAAGGGCTTGCGCGGGGCGGGCAGAGCATCAGGCAGCTCTCGCGGGAGACGCGGCCTGGGGATGGGTAGCTCAAGAGGGCGATGGCTGCCAGAGCTCCAGGTGAATGCCACCGTCCTCCACCCCCATGGTCAAACACAGCCCAGGTGGCAAAGCTTACCCCAGGAATAAGTAAGTGCTTTATGTGATAGACACAGCATAGACCTTCGTTAGTGGGACCTTTTTAATGAACAACAGCTAAGTTCTGGAGGCATCAAAATGTATCGTTCTGCAACTAGGAATTTACAGATACCACAGGCCACAtggcttatttttttccccttttctctgtcCCTTCTACCACTGCCctttatgaaaaacagaagttaaatgagagaaaaatagctttaatgAAACATTCACGTTGAGAAATCAAAATCAGACACTCCAGCAACAGGAAGTTTCAAAAGCAGTGTTTATAACAGCAAGTTGCTGAACTGTAGcacacttgcttttctttttctttaagttttaaGCCATATTATAGCGTGTACCTTGATTCAACAGCTGGGCACAAAGATAGTATCGTGGTGTTAGTTTAACATGGCAGAATTTCCTAGGCATAGAAAAGTGAATTGAACTCAATCCCTGAACAATTTCCTGACTCCTGCAATCAGTGCTGCAACTTTTGTCTTTCCAGTAAATGTATCTGAATTGTTTCCCGTGCGAGTACGCTTAAActtgtttgttattttattctAGGGAGCTGGAGACAGTTTTGTGGGAGCACTGGCCTTCTACCTGGCTTACTATCCCAAGTTACCCATGGAGGAAATGATCAGGAAGTCTAACTGCGTCGCGTCAGTGAGCGTTCAGGCATCAGGGACACAATCTTCATATCCTTACCAGAAGGACTTGCCTCAGGACCTTTTCTAATTGACATTGTCTAGCTCAACGTACTGATTTTATCTTATCCCAGACAGCATTATTCTCCTGACTGCGCTGAGATTCTCCTCTGCTGACCGGAGAGACCAGGAAGGTCTCTTTGCTTCTTATTTGAGGAATTCTGTTAGTTCTTGTTCTACACCAGTAAGATAGGGTGGGGGTGGCGGGTCTTTcaaacacagcacagcaggTCTCTCTGGCCCCACACACAACCATTGGGCTTGTGGCTGTCCCACACAATGCGCTATACCGAACTACACGAAGTTTACAGCAAAACGTCTGGAGGGTTTTGGGCTCTTGGTAACGTTTTTTATCAGAACTTCTGATGTGCGATGCCAGCATGTGAAGCAGGGTGTTAGCTTTGAGATTGCAACTTCAGTCCTCGGCTGCAAACACCAAGGCCAGCGTTTGGCTCGTAACACAGCACAGTACATCGAGCCCTGGCCCATCTGTTCCCGCGTGCATCAGATGCGGGCTGCGGCACTGCGCTCTGCGGTTCCGCCAGACTGCAGAAGGACCCTCGAACTGGAAGGAGGACAAGAGTGCTACTGAGGtagactttgaaaaatgtttctagcCATATTGCTCTACACATAGATGAGctaattaaagaagaaaaacttccaAAACCATCAGAGAACTATTTTGGCTATCTACGTTCTTCATGCTTGACAAGAATCCAGGAGTGAAAAATCCATCCTACTTACCGGACTGAAAATAATATAGCCCCTTTAGCCGTGGTCATAGCTTATCCAAAAGCTCATCTTATTTCACCAGGTTCCcattgcttcttcctttcctagGAAGGAGCTAGTGCAACACTACCCCTCCAAGGGATGACACCAATTCGTGGTCACTACTGTTGAATCTGTGGCTGGTAGGTTAGAAAAACTTGCAGCCCTGCCATTGAATTCCTGCTgtggaaaatgttaatttttattgcCTTATAAAACAATAGTTCCTTTGAAGATTACAGCCTCTTTCACAATGGAAAACACAGACAATGGGatttgctatttaatttttttttaattgagtactgtaaaaataactcaaaagataaataaatgttACTGTGATGATCTATGTCCAGACATtaagaattttctctctctacaTTGTTTTACTCACAATGGCCTTCAAATCACAGGAGACGGTGATCCCAgttcatttcctctcttttcagcCCATGTTGCTCGATTTCTGAATCAGCGTTCACCCCGTCCTCCCCCCAAACCGTCCTCTCCTCATGCATAAATCAAGTCCAGTCATTGTTCAGATAGAGcggatttttctcttctctgtgaaGAGGACACGTTTTTTTgctatagggaaaaaaagaatctgttaAGAAGCCTGAAGTGTTAAGATGCAATTCAACGAGCCTACATCCCTTTCTCCTGGGCTGCCTTCGCTGCTTAAATGAGTGTGGAGCAACTGACTGGCACAGCGCTGCTGTTAACCAACCCTTGAAGGAGCTTAGTAGTGCTTTCACTTTACCACATGTAATTTTTAGTTCCTAAGAGGTCCATTTTACCTCTGTGAAAATAAGTGTCAGGATTTGAGCGGCTGAAAACATTCAACAGCTGCTCTGTGTGACTATTCTGAGTCACAGCTGCTCGATGTAGGGACAAAAATAGGTTCTTACTGCTTTCTACCACTCTTCAACTTCAGAGCCCAAACAACTACAGATGATGAGCTGGATCTAGTCGGTCTCACAGACTGACTGAAAAAGTTCACTACGTGTCCTGTGGATCTCTCAATGAGGCACCAACTGACCCTGCCTCCAGCGCCTGATGCAGACGTTAGCAAAGTCAGTTCAGCTACAGGTTAGGCATAGCCAATGCattactcaaaaaaaaccctaaaaaataaatcaaggcAAAGCTTCACAATGCCATTTGAAAAGCACCACTGTTCCGATTGAACTTCACTATATGAATTCCTTTGAAAGCTACTCAAGAGCAATCCATACAATAACAAAATCTCTTCTTCCACATAAAAGTTTCGCTTTAAGAAATACTGCAACTTAGTAACACATTCTGTTGCTGCAGTTAGGAGGTAGTGAAACTTGGGCACTACTGCCACTACTTCACTAACAAGCTTCATTCTGTGGAGGTCCCAGGTTTTTGAGAAGTACAAAACATAAGGTGAAAATGCATGCCAAGTGAAAATGCTTCCTAACATATTCCTGATGTGAGCTGGTATCTAGACTCAAATTTACTTCCCTTCACACATGCAGCACTTTCTCACATCAATTTCACACTTGTGTTCTACTACAGGCTACAAAGatcagagctttttttcttaattacttcCAATTTTGTACTTCAGCAACCTACTACATGTTCTGCAACAGAAGCGCTACTTAGCCTGAGCTCTCCACTCTCCTCACGTTTCCTACAAGTTGCGAAACTTCTGGAGGATCACTTTGCACAATGTTTCGATGCAgtaatttaaacttttcttattgaagaaaataatccgAGTGCTCTCCGATTCCCCTTCTGTATGGAATTCAGAAGGAGAGCCACAACCTCTGTCAGCATGAGTGCTTTGATGAGAGCATACTGCTTCTCTGGTGGTTTCTCTCACCTGCCATAAAGCTCCTGTACTGTTAGATCCGAGTATGAAAAGGTTAGTCATCTAACAAGAACATAAAATGATAAGAAGAAATAAGCTTGAACCACATAACTACTGGCCATGCACTATGTTATCTACTTACAGCTGCTTAATACATTTCTTTATTCTATAGATTTAAATAAGCCTTTTTTGCATTAACTCCACCATGCTATTTCTAGCATGGTCTGGTTTAAATTCTAAGTTTCCCCAAATCAAGCTTTTTGACAttaaatgaagctttttaaTGTTAACTACAGACTGGTTCCATCCCCAGAAACTTGAGCTCTTAGTCACCTTTCAAAAAGCTTGGTGAGCAAAAGGCAGCTTGGCAAGTGCTATAACCCCCCAACAAATCAGATTCTTAAACTGAGAAAATTTGCAAGGACCAGAGGAACACAAAAGAACCCACAAACTGTCATCTGGAGAGTGGTATAATTTGTGGAGGAAGAACTTGTGtttacttctttaaaagaaaaagtccaTTTTGTAAGTGATGGTTAAAATTTATTGTCTAGAGCACCCATAGCAGCTTAACAGATCATTTCTATTGATGCATTCTTCGTGGCTGCTTGTTGGAGGTAGCACAGTCTAGCAAACcacacaaagaaacagaatgaaagaacTCCTGTGTCACTTTGCTTTGCCACTGACATGTGGCATGGCTGTCATCAAAGACTGATGTGTCGGGCAAGTCATTACTTTGTTTCCCTGCCACAATCTGTAAAATGAGGGTGACGTTTACTTCCCACTGGAATGTCATGAAGAACAGCAACTGTACAGTCATCCGAATATGAAACGTGTTATGACATATTCTGCTTAGATGGGAAAAATCCTGTTATATTCAAATCTTTTGCCCCACACAGTCAGAGAAGCTTATACAAAGCAGGCTGACTTCTTCCCCAAGCTCTTACCGATGGGATCGTATCTCAGCAAGACCAGTTTTTCCTGCAGTCGGAGTCTCCTGACGTTGAAACAGTAGCCTGTCTCAGCCGCACTTTTCATCCTCACCAGAATGTATCTAAAGTCACAAGGAATGTCTCTGTGTCAGCGCAcaggcacacagcagcagcccacCACATGTCTGCCAGGGCATGGTCAAATGGACAAGCTTTTAGCATAAACAATTTGGCACAATCACATAAGATACTTCATTTCAACTTCATGGATGTTATGGATGGGAGTGTCAATACTATACGCTAAACTTATAACACAAAGAGCCCGCTATAAACCATAAGCTCCAGCATCAAGTTTAAGTAAATAACTCCTGAACAGAATACAAGCCCAGAGAGAAGTAGCTCCTTCACAAAACAGtgaggggggaggaagaaaaacaggaaagaaagaaagaaggggaaaaaaaaaaaaaaaatcagcatacaATTGAGTCACTATGGCTTAAAAGATAATGGCAAGAGAGGAAGGCCGATGGTAGTTAAAGATGTTCGGGCTGTAGATAACACTGTATTGCAGACTATCACTTCACATGCAGAGAGGAACCCGAGCAGATAGGATGGAACAAGAGGCatgcaaaaggagaagcagGGCCCCTTGGCACCGTCCCTCCCGCTAGAGATACAGGGCTTGACGTTAACCCAGCCACGGGAAGCCCCTTCCCCACTGGAGGGCTCTCGGTTTGTGGGGCGGACTGGCAGCAGCTGCGGTGtccctgggagcagggaaagcCAGGAGACTGAGAAAGCTGCCCCCACGCCCCCCCATCCTGGAAGCATGCCGACATCTGCACAACTTCCCAGACACAGGACATCTTCTGAAGTTTCAAAAGAAAGGTCAAACCCTTTAACCAGTCTGTAAATTACGTCTTCTCTTCCATTGCAATAGAGATGGATACATCTCTGCACATGGGCATTCAATTAATTTTCCTGGATTTTCCTGCTTCTAATACAAAATGGTCAGTCAAAATTAACCTTGAAGAGACATCCATTCTTCCTCACTTGTGCAGCTCTGACCAGTGTACTTCCCTGAGCTCTCCCTTTTCAGCTTTGCAATCTGATTCACTGTTGagttcaaaataaacagaagaacaCTGGATTCCTGCAGACCAACTGACCAAGCATAGTCTAGGGATTATCCCCAATTATTGTCCTCTCCTATACAGTACTGCAGGTGTGATGTGTAGCACCAGTAACCACACAGACCCCTTCCCCTCTACCTCACCCACTTCCTCAAAGCCTCTGTACAGTTTCCCCTTTCTGGGGGAATCAGTGGTATCGGTATGACCAGGCCCTGAAATTCTTGCGCACCGCATATGTGAGGCCAAGCCCTTTCTGAACAACACACCTTGTTCAAAACACTTGCTGCCCAATGAAGAAATGTAACTAGGAGCTGAGGCAGAAAAGAACAGTGGAAAGCTATCAGGACACGGGGAGAAAACCCAAGGGGAGCACAGAAGGATAAATAATATAAGGAGATAACATATTCCTGAAGTATATATGGGACTAtacaaagaacagagaaaggaacatcaggaaacaaaaagaaaaggggggggggggggaggaaatcacTATATTAACATTAGTAacaccatttttaaaagctactttttCACCTCGCAGAAACATCCTGCTTTGCTGCGTTTGTCTCTGCGAACAGATAACAGTAGAACACTGAGAGGTCAAACTGCTCTCTTCCCTGTCAGGCACATACTTGGGAAGtgctttcttaatttcaaaCCCTGACAATTGTGCAGAAATCctgtaacagaaaaatctcttcaaaCCCAGAAAGTGGTTGGTACCAGCTCTGTTCGGGGctggttcttaaaaaaaaaaaaaaacaaagatcaGAAAATGTACCAAAAGCCATGGTTCCCGAGGTTGTGCAGTACCAAATGTAATACACTTGCACAGAATGCAATTTCTGAGAATCAGAAGACAGGGATGTATTCACATAAATGTATCAGTTTAGCCCCTTGGATTTGTCTAGCTAATTTTCTTACAAATAGCATTTTGGATGCAAGTCATTCTCTCCACATGATCTTGTCTCCTTGCATCCACACTGTAAGACTACTGGTGTGctgaaaatatatattccttcctttccaaCCCTTAAAACACATCAGCTTTCTTTACAGGTCAAAGGACTGTGACTAATTTTCTTCCAGAGCCCACTAACACCTCTCCTGAGCTGGACTACAGAGTAAATCAAGATGCCCAGAGCACTGACTGTGCCCCGTCCACTCCTCACGTATAAACATACAAATGTGCTTAAAACTGGGAAGCGTTCTGCACCCTGCCTAGGAGAAAGGTCACAGCACCTGCCCAAAGCCCAGCCCACAAACAACAAAGACCCACGCTGTACCTCAGCTTGCCCTGCTCAGCTAAAAAAGTGTGAAAGGTAAACAAGGGGAAGATTATGTGGATAATTTATAGCCTCTCTTTAATGATAAAGCACAGAGGCGTGCTTCCCCTGTGCAGGGCGCTTTGGATATTACAGCTCAGCTCAACGCAACAGCCCAAAGGACAAAACCTGCCTTTGCTGCAATTTTAGAACCTAGGGGATTTTTCACACCATTCTGTACTTACCTGTGAAAAGACACACATGCAGAAGGACAGAGAGGACGCAGCTTGACTCAAGGACTGCAATCCTCTCTGGTACATTAAAAAATTCTAGAGAAGCCTAATATTTTGTAAAGTCACTTGAAGATACAGGGTGgtagcagaaattaaaaactggtGAGGAAAACATCACTTACTTAGATTTGCTCTTGGCCACTGTTTTTTTGCAgcatgaagaggaggaaaaaagaataaacagttACCATTTTATCTTGTTTCCTTTATATGCAACATATAAAGATCAAGAGTTTTCCACTGTCTGCCTTCACAATAGCCCCAGATAGACTGTGCAAAGAGATTTACTGTCACAAAAGAAATGCCCCTCATCCTTCCATCTATGTGCTCCCAGTTGCCTGCTCTTTTTTCCATCATACTGCCTTTATAAGTGTCTGTGCAAACGCAGCGCCTAGCGCAACAGACTGCACTTGTTGCAGCCTCCAGATGTTTTCAATATAAAGCTTCAATGCTGAATATGAATTCactaaatgaaaacacagttaaGGCAGGTATGAACTAACACTGCTGGTGAAAACAGCAGTCCCACTCTCCCCTGCTTGATTACACCCACTCCTGCTCCGGTTCCTGCTGTAGTGCCAACGCAAAGGTTTGACTGGCCATATGGTGAACCAGACCAGGGAGCTGTTCTCAGATGAGACTAACGTTCCCACAAGGCTGGGTTTAGGTCCCCTGATCTAACCCACCACGTAGCATGAATTgggcagaattatttttttctatcagCTCAGTGAATTTAAAGTAATCATAAATCTACagcataaatgcaaaaaaaccccaccaaaatttaaaaaattgctcaTCTATAGTCTGTCCATGCAATTCTTGTTTAGGCCATCGTGAGCTTCTGGCCAGCCTCCTCTTGCACCCTTCCTTCACCACACCTCAGGCTTATCCAGACACTGCGAAGGGCACGTTTCTCACCTCATActctcccctcccgccccccaaCTCCCTCCAGCAACTTCCCGTTTTTCCACTCAAGAGCTGAAGCTTCTTAACCTCACTTCTGAGGGCTCGCAACTTCCGCTTCCCTCGAGTTCCCCACCTCGGCCCCTGTCACAGGGGCCGAGCACTCTGCCAAGGGCACCGCTCACAAACACCCCCTCGGCCTCTCCCACCGGCCCTGCTCTTCTTCGCCCCCACAGAAGCCGCCCTCCCTGCACGAGGGCCCCATCCCTCCCCGGGGGACAAGGACACCCAGCCGGCTCG encodes the following:
- the MRPL33 gene encoding 39S ribosomal protein L33, mitochondrial, with product MFLTVAALAKSKSKYILVRMKSAAETGYCFNVRRLRLQEKLVLLRYDPIAKKRVLFTEKRKIRSI